The Malaclemys terrapin pileata isolate rMalTer1 chromosome 7, rMalTer1.hap1, whole genome shotgun sequence nucleotide sequence AAGCACCCACCCCGTTGCCAGCAATCACCAGGTCATTCACAGTGGTGGCAGAAGTGTGTATCTGAGGGAATATGGACTCAGCTATGCCCTCCTGGGACCCTGGTTCCTTTCAGTGTCTCAGACAAAGGAGCTGTGATGTCTCTGAGTACTCCCTTCAGACACTTGGAAATACTCCTGCCAGTGTCAGGTTTGTTCCCCTGGTTTCCCAGGCCCTCCACCCCACCGGGTTGATCCTTTCTCCTTAATGCACACCacgagtggggctgggtggtagAGGGACTCTAGGCACAAACCCAGTTTATCACTGTTCTCAGGGCCATTGACTGAGGCTCTGTCTTCTACACAAAAGCTGGCAATCTGGTCGGCCTTTCCGCCACTGCGATGCAGAGCTCCCTGTGCCAGTCTCCGATTCGGGCTGTTTCTGTGATGCGTAGCCCCGTCTTCCGTGAGCCTAAGGCACAGTACACAATAGGGAGTGGAATTTAGGATTGCAGTGCTCAGCCGCACGGATGGGCCACTGTCCCAGCCCTTCCCAGTGCTGCAGGGCAGTCCATACGGACAAGGAGCGTCACAGAAAACACATGGGGACTTTTAAAAGGCCCATAAATATACGAACCGTGCCTGAGCCTAGGTAGCCTGGGCCTCTCCAAAGGCTGGTGGAGGAAACAGCCATCTCACCTCGCCAGCTTGGCTATGCTCCCTGCTGGGCTCTCCAGAGCTGGTCCATGAGGTTGTCTTTGGGCCAGTCTTTCAGCagttgggaagggaaggggaccCCACGATGATGCAGGAGCTTTTTCTCACACAGCGAGGCCTGCGCTGACCACATTAACTCTTCTCTTTGCAGCTGTTTGTCGTCCCCTGCCAGTCACCTTCCACCGAGGTGAGTTGTTGTCTGTGCTGTCCTGCTGTGAAGGAGCTGGCCAGGCTCTATGCCTATGCCCTGCCCGGGGCTCTCAGGGCCCAGGCTCTATGGCTGTGCCCCTGCCCGGGGCTCTCAGGGCCCAGGCTCTATGGCCGTGCCCCTGCCCGGGGCTCTCAGGGCCCAGGCTCTATGGCCATGCCGCTGCCCGGAGCTCTGAGGGCCCAGGCTCTATGGCCATGCCGCTGCCCGGAGCTCTGAGGGCCCAGGCTCTATGGCCGTGCCGCTGCCCGGAGCTCTGAGGGCCCAGGCTCTATGGCCATGCCGCTGCCCGGGGCTCTCAGGGCCCAGGCTTATGGCCGTGCCCCTGCCCGGGGCTCCCAGGGCCCAGGCTCTATGGCCGTGCCGCTGCCCGGAGCTCTCAGGGCCCAGGCTTATGGCCGTGCCCCTGCCCGGGGCTCTCAGGGCCCAGGCTCTATGGCCATGCCGCTGCCCGGAGCTCTCAGGGCCCAGGCTCTATGGCCGtgcccctgcccagggctctcAGGGCCCAGGCTCTATGGCCGTGCCCCTGCCCGGGGCTCTCTGGGCCCAGGCTCTATGGCCGTGCCCCTGCCCGGGGCTCTCAGGGCCCAGGCTCTATGGACGTGCCGCTGCCCGGGGTTGGGGGCTGTGCATGCCAAGCCTCTGTGCAGGGGTCGGCAGCTGTAAGGGAGGCCTTTGGTTCTATGCCCTGGATACATCCACCTCCACTTGGCTGGTGAGCTGGCTGATGCGGGGGACTCAGTGCTGAAGCCTGCCATCATGGCGTCTTTGAGCTGCTTTGTTTGGTCTTGCAGCCTTCGACATGGTCCATGATCCTCTTGTGGCCCTGGAGACTCTGGTGTCCCTGGGATTCGAGCGGGTGCTAACCAGCGGCTGTGACAGTTCAGCACTAGAGGGGTTACCCTTAATAAAGAGACTCACAGAACAGGtgagcgccccctgccccccttctaTCTCTGCTGTTGCTCTCCGTTACCCTGACCACTCACTGCTCTGTGGGGGCTGCCCTGGAGAGCTGGCCAGCACTAACAGTGGTGGCCCCCAGGGGAGTCTCTGGCTGGGAGCACCTTCGCCATCTGCTCCAGCTTCTGCACGGGCTCCAGGGGCACATCAGGGCTTTGTGGGTTTGAGCTGTGAGGCCCCCCGTGGCAGAGACCTGCATCTGCCAACAGGGAGGCCACTTGGGCTGCTCTTGCTTACAGGCTACAGATGGGATGACTTCACGGAGGGGAGGGGCCGTCTCTAACTTGCTCTCCCTGTTGGCGTGACAGCACCTGTATCTGTTGTCCTTTGTACCatatttgtattgcggtagcacCTGGAGGCCCCCCGGGGGATCAGGGCCTGAGCCCTGTCGTGCTaagcgacacacacacacacaagctcacGATCccattaaaaatgaaatgcaacAAATGGGAGTAAGAAAGGTGCAGGACGAGGAGAGTGAAGCGGGGGGGATGGTGACAGGATCCTAGGGATACAGATGCTCTGAGATGTGGCTTTAATGAGTCCGGCTCATCTGCATGTTTTTCTGTCTGAGACGTACATAAAATCGCGAAGTGCCTCTCTGGAGAACGTGAGATGGCCCGGCAGTGGGACTGTCAGATGGAAGGCACTAGAGGCCAGTGCAGTGTGATGGTTTGTGAATGTTACTGTTGGGAGCAGGCTGGAGTGCCCTGGGGTTGATTGCGTGGGTTGAGGAGGGAACTGTCTGGGCTAGGAGTGGCAGAAGGCAAGGGATAGCTGAGGTTGACAAGGGGGACTGATGACTGGAGTATAGCTGGGGTGTTGAATGATTTAACTGCTCGGTTCCTGGTTGGTGTGTTTAGGGGGATCTGCAGTCTGGCAGACTTAACTCCAACACCACAAAGGGCTAAGTCTCAGAACATAGTACAGACAGGCATGCACGTGCACACAGCCACACTACAGCCACACACAATAGTCACACTTTATATGCATATGTGCATGTACACACGTGCATGCCCGTGGAgacacacacatgtgcatgcacacGGATATGCGCACACAAGGGTAATATTGGTTGGCTTGTAAGTTATTGCAGTTATGAGGGCTCTTGAAAGAAGTGGCTGCAATGTCCCAGGGTCTCTgaggttcctgggctggagcgtGTTGAGTAGGCAGAGTCCTTGAGCCAGCCTGTAAGTGTCTCCGGGCCAAGTTTCAGAAGAGCTGGAGGAGTTTCCAGCATGAGTCGCACTGGAGGCACCAGGCTGAGGAACGAAAGTCCTGCAGAATCACAAGGTCAGTGGTTTCCTCTAATGTGTCTTGGGGACAATGCTGTGAGCTCCATGACTGGGCATGTCCTGAGGTGTGTGAGTGTGAATTCCAAGATCCCGCACATGATAGGCTGCGTCTAGACGGGGTGCGTGCAAGTACCGTGGCTCTCCTGTGTGTCAAGCAGGAGTGGGCAAGAGCATTAACACGTGTCACTCTGCTCCTTTTCAGGCTAAGGGCAGGATTGTGGTGGTGCCAGGTAATGATTCTGCTGCAGCTTTATGTACGTACTGGGGGCTGAATCCGTCCCTGgctctggggtcccagtctcatgCACGTGCCCAGGTGCATAACATCCATGTTTCAGCTTTGAGCCGTTCTGCTGCCTCACCGGGgagtgcctctccctccctccctggagcGTAAAGGCCACCAGTCCCGCTACCGGCTGTGGGCAGTGAAGCCCTGTACAGCTGCCGCGTTCTGTGAGGTCTGGGGATACTCTCTGGATCAGCCAGGGGTCTCAGGCAGCTCCTCATCCAGCCTCCTGAGCCTCTGTGGAGCTGTTTCCCTTTCCGGTCCAGGCTGGGTCTGGTCTTAGGGGCTAGCCACTGGGTGATGATGCTCAGGATTGTCCTGCTCCAATGTGATGTATGAATGTATTCTTTCCACTAGGGGGTGGTATAACAGAGAGGAACCTGCAGAGGATTCTTGAGGGCTCTGGTGCACCTGAGTTTCACTGCTCTGCGCGCTCAGCCCGGGACTCGGGAATGAAGTTCAGGTAAGAGGTTGTCTGCACGAAGCCAGGGTGGAGTTACAGTCTGGTTGTTCCTCCTACAGCTTTGCTGCTCTGAAACTGAGTCTGCGAATTACACAGAAAACTCCCTGATCCTGCTGATGCCCCAGGGTGTAAGAATTGTGTTTCGGGGGGGGCTGGATGTGTGAATCCTGGCACTGGTGTTCTGGGGCACGTGAATCCAGCTGCACTCAGCGTTTGGGGGTGCGAGTCCTGTGCATGATGAGGTGCCCTTGGCTGTGTTAACCCCCTGTGCTCAGCTGCTGGGAGCATGATTCCTGGCATTAGCGCACTGGGGCATGTGACTGGAGCTGCGCTTGGCACTTGGGCGCATGAGCCCTGGCACTGGTGCCGTGGTGTGCTGTGGGGGTGCATCTTTATGAGACATGTTTCTAGAAGGTCTGTACTATATTCTTTTAATGCTGGTACCTCTTGCCTAGAGCGAAGACCCTTTGCTCTGCCTGGGATATCCTTTCTCCCAGCTGTTCCATATTCCAGACAGTAATCAGTCACCTCTTGGTTTTCCTGACAGAAACAGCAGTGTTGCCATGGgagcctctctctctgtctccgaATATTCCCTAAAGGTAGCGGATGTGGCTAAAGTGAGGACCCTGAACGCTATTGCAAAGAACATCCTGTAGAGGGCAAGTGCTGAGTGTGGGATAGGAGCGCACAGACCCTGGGATCCTCCCTGCCAGTCTGGACAGATGGGCTCTGGCTTCAGTCTCACAAGGGCTGTCAAGGAAGTGGATACTATAAAGGAACCTGCAGTCTCTTCATTGGCTTCACCTGGACACTCTCCCTGGACTGGAGGCTTaaactggcttttaaaaaaacaaaaaaaaaacaacaacaaaaaacaaggaCCCATTCCTGGCTGTTGTAGTGGCACAAACCATTCAGCAGCAATTGGGAGTGGGGACCTTAGCTAACAGGGTAACTAAATTGTGCACTTCCACCAGTGATTGTCAAATAAACACCCTGCAGCCATTCCCGTGTCACTGTGGCTCGTCCTTACAGAGAGGGTTTGATGGTCTGTGTCATGCTACCCAATGTGAATGGTATTTGATACGGTGAGTCATATGACATGTGCTTGCAAAGGAGTCATGTACCAGGGAATCTGCCAAAGATGCAGTCGGCACGAGGAAATGATTTCATTCAGAGTTAAGGTCACTTGAATTCAGGACTCTCACTTTCAGGCTGATTTAGCAATCTGTGGCCAAGGTTGGCAGAGGAGTTCAGGAGACATTGAACTGAGAACTATATCTAGAACTCAAACAACACACAGGTTCTGCTGACATAGCTTGTCAGCCTCATAAACAGAAAGCTCAGATCTCATCTCCTTTTCTTAAAGAAAACCACAAGGAAATCAATTGAAAAAATCCTGGAGTTAGTACAAAGAACAaattgtagccttttattttatttaaaatgaatttagtaatgtggtattacaccaccgtgggttcagctctggtggctacagtgtcaagcttaacagagtgaaagtcacctctgctatTTGCTTCAGATTGAGAGTCTCTAGGAACACACAAAGACCAAGGGTGGTGACCACGCACACAGTTACCAGTACAAGTCTCTTACAAAGCTTTATTAAAGATACCTGCAAAATTATGGTtacccaagcatatagaaattctatacagacctatgcacaagttacaaatatagtcaCATCTTCCTAGATAGTGTTAGGGTCTGATGGGTCTCTCATGGATTGATCctcagtagagggatggttcctgctgggtTTCCCATAGGGAGCTCAATTGTCTCACTCTGGGCACCCtcttttataatgtgattctgacTATACTCATTAGCATTTACACACATAGTGCACCCTGCGATTAGggcatgtgttagaaaaatgtgactaCCAGGGATCTTGTAAGCAAAAAATTACTTTTActgttaattttttggtgcatcttttcccataatcttGTGGCACAGGGTCATTCTTTGGTCACTGACTTATGTCCAGCATTTCTCAAGCCTATGGCCTAGTAAGGCTAAGCTTGACATCTCACAGGTCTCTGACCTGTAGGCCTTGCATTTCAGCCCTACTTACttagtgtcggagaaaaacagagttctcactatttgtttaggtacagcaagtcagatgttttattaactctcacatgtgcagagggagagaggtaaacaggtctctccccggtaactaattacagcaagcatttatacctttcattacaaaaataatgagggacagcagcatttttgtttatacataggccatcttgatatctcatttcctcagttgttttgactcttgccaacatacaattattttctataccttatctacccaaggtcttctacactttatctatgctgaggtcatcataacttcttacacagttctttctcacccgcctcacacaatcctcgcttctacaaatctcgcgttatcagggttacagttagcctgacttttgctaacaaacgtcatgcattacagttcccttctgtcagttcttttctctgcttccacattagATACCTAATACATAATTATCCCTCCTAACTACTGATCAActttatacttctataatcctacaacTTAGCTCTCTTTAGCATACAATGACTATATGACATAACATGTTAGTTAATCATAATCACAGaataaatgaacaataaactaaaatcattggctgcACGATGGAGAAACAGAGCCCTCAGCAGTGAAGAAATCTTGGTTAGCAGACCGGGCTGTGGCCTCAGCACACCAACTGCCTAATCgttgtcaagtgttttgtaggTGTCCCAACAAAGGAGGAATtggaaggaggataatgaggtggCTTTGTGGATGGTTATGGGGAGCTCATCCCTTGTGGGGGTGGGCGGCAGCATGCGGGGGAAAGTGCAAAGGCACTTGCTTGTGACAGGTGGACAATGGAGGCTGGAGCCactggcagagtggaggtgagagGCAGCCTCTCAGTAGCCTgtgagagagggggaagggccttgaaagtggaGGCAATCAGCTTACGTTTGATGAactagagaagggggagccagtggagggacacAAAGAGAGGGACGGCGTGGTCAAAGTCACGAGCAAGGAAAATAGTCTTTGCATCACATTCTGAATGGATCTGAGTGGGGCAGATTACATTTGTCATGGCTGGAGAAAAGGATAGTGCAATAATTGAGATGTGAGATGAGAGGTTGGACCAGAGCTTTCACTGTGTGGATGGATGGGAAAGGCCAGACCTTACAGAAGTCAAGCAGAAAGAATTGGTAAGATGTAGACAGCCTGGTTGTGAAGCTCTAGAGAGAGAGCTGAGTTAAAGATGATGCCCAGGTTACAGGATTGAGTTATGGGCCAGCTGGTGGAGTTGTCCATGGTGATCAAGAAAGGAGGAAAGGGGCGGCTGTGTTGCAGGTCTCAAAGAGAGGTCATAATCCACACTACAGATGGGATTTTGTTGCACTATGAACGGCTGTTTTTTCTAGCTTTCCCCTGTGTACAAGGCTGCAGGTTCCTGGGTGTCCATCAGGAATGTTTTGGTGCCTGCacggtgtttctcaacctttctaataccagggactggcttgctg carries:
- the CUTC gene encoding copper homeostasis protein cutC homolog isoform X1, with the protein product MDRRDRKRGLGAGSAGMGDGFLMEVCVDSVESAVNAERGGAGRIELCAGLMEGGTTPSMAGLLQVVKQCVRVPVFVMIRPRGGDFLYSDRELEVMKADTRLAKLHGADGLVFGALTEDGRIDTELCTALLAVCRPLPVTFHRAFDMVHDPLVALETLVSLGFERVLTSGCDSSALEGLPLIKRLTEQAKGRIVVVPGGGITERNLQRILEGSGAPEFHCSARSARDSGMKFRNSSVAMGASLSVSEYSLKVADVAKVRTLNAIAKNIL
- the CUTC gene encoding copper homeostasis protein cutC homolog isoform X3, which gives rise to MGDGFLMEVCVDSVESAVNAERGGAGRIELCAGLMEGGTTPSMAGLLQVVKQCVRVPVFVMIRPRGGDFLYSDRELEVMKADTRLAKLHGADGLVFGALTEDGRIDTELCTALLAVCRPLPVTFHRAFDMVHDPLVALETLVSLGFERVLTSGCDSSALEGLPLIKRLTEQAKGRIVVVPGGGITERNLQRILEGSGAPEFHCSARSARDSGMKFRNSSVAMGASLSVSEYSLKVADVAKVRTLNAIAKNIL
- the CUTC gene encoding copper homeostasis protein cutC homolog isoform X2, whose protein sequence is MDRRDRKRGLGAGSAGMGDGFLMEVCVDSVESAVNAERGGAGRIELCAGLMEGGTTPSMGLLQVVKQCVRVPVFVMIRPRGGDFLYSDRELEVMKADTRLAKLHGADGLVFGALTEDGRIDTELCTALLAVCRPLPVTFHRAFDMVHDPLVALETLVSLGFERVLTSGCDSSALEGLPLIKRLTEQAKGRIVVVPGGGITERNLQRILEGSGAPEFHCSARSARDSGMKFRNSSVAMGASLSVSEYSLKVADVAKVRTLNAIAKNIL